A genome region from Mycolicibacterium litorale includes the following:
- a CDS encoding sensor domain-containing protein, whose product MRQSRARVVVAAACLLVTGCTQTVSASSTTTTRTMIPRPLVERELPGLLLEPEEVNATMGTTGMAVVGTEAAMPDNSALVSPPECLAIDAAAEAPVYAGSEYWAERGVSMNNGDDFTHYLKQAVVLFPYQEKAAAFFDMSVNQWPACRQFTHTQSGYVYDVGQTVNEDHILSTTAMMQEARAPGWGCGRALALRNNIIIDVNTCSAAPADSAVKIAAQIGENVQAQW is encoded by the coding sequence ATGCGTCAATCACGAGCCCGGGTCGTTGTCGCAGCCGCCTGCCTTCTCGTCACCGGATGCACGCAGACGGTCAGCGCGTCGTCGACCACGACCACCCGCACGATGATCCCCCGCCCGCTCGTCGAGCGTGAGTTGCCCGGACTGCTCCTCGAACCCGAGGAGGTGAACGCCACGATGGGGACCACCGGGATGGCCGTCGTCGGAACCGAGGCGGCGATGCCCGACAACAGCGCCCTGGTGTCACCGCCGGAGTGCCTCGCCATCGACGCGGCCGCGGAGGCCCCCGTCTACGCGGGCAGCGAGTACTGGGCCGAGCGCGGTGTGAGCATGAACAACGGTGACGACTTCACCCACTACCTCAAACAGGCGGTGGTGCTGTTCCCCTACCAGGAGAAGGCCGCCGCCTTCTTCGACATGTCGGTCAACCAGTGGCCGGCCTGCCGCCAGTTCACCCACACGCAGAGCGGATACGTGTACGACGTCGGGCAGACCGTCAACGAGGACCACATTCTGAGCACTACCGCGATGATGCAGGAGGCGCGCGCACCGGGCTGGGGCTGCGGTCGCGCTCTCGCGTTGCGCAACAACATCATCATCGACGTCAACACGTGCAGCGCCGCCCCGGCGGACTCGGCGGTGAAGATCGCCGCCCAGATCGGAGAGAACGTCCAGGCTCAGTGGTGA
- a CDS encoding tripartite tricarboxylate transporter TctB family protein: MTTNDHVDKAKRVDRAQYLICAVLAVVGVFLIVDALRLTAGFAKVDPVGPRAFPIAIGAVLILLAVILAVAIPRGSVGEADAGEDVDPEAPSDWRTVGLLVGLFVAVIVLVKPLGWVITGTLLFAGAVSVLGNRHWVRNIAIGLALSLVSFYAFYSGLGIPLPAGILDGIL, encoded by the coding sequence ATGACCACGAACGACCACGTCGACAAGGCCAAGCGCGTCGACCGGGCGCAGTACCTGATCTGCGCCGTACTGGCCGTGGTCGGCGTCTTCCTCATCGTCGATGCACTACGGCTGACCGCGGGCTTCGCCAAAGTGGATCCGGTGGGGCCCAGGGCCTTTCCGATCGCCATCGGGGCCGTGCTCATCCTGCTGGCCGTCATCCTGGCCGTGGCGATCCCCCGGGGTTCGGTGGGGGAGGCCGACGCGGGCGAGGACGTCGACCCGGAGGCCCCGAGCGATTGGCGCACCGTCGGATTGCTCGTCGGGCTGTTCGTCGCCGTCATCGTGCTCGTCAAACCGCTCGGCTGGGTGATCACCGGCACCCTGCTGTTCGCCGGGGCGGTGAGTGTCCTGGGCAACCGCCACTGGGTGCGCAACATCGCGATCGGGCTGGCGCTGTCGCTGGTGAGCTTCTACGCCTTCTACTCCGGGCTCGGAATCCCGCTGCCCGCAGGCATTTTGGACGGGATCCTGTAG
- a CDS encoding Bug family tripartite tricarboxylate transporter substrate binding protein encodes MTTVIRNLRALAVVVLAAIMLTACGVTRGDESEGLHRLRMMVPNSPGGGYDLTARTAVKIMEDNDITGRVEVFNVIGAGGTVAMARLMNERGNDDLMMTMGLGVVGATYTNGSNIKASDATALAKLIEDPGAIFVPADSPFQTVQDFVTAWKADPAKVTIGGGSSPGGPDHLFPMELAESVGVDPKAVNFVTYDGGGDLLTALLGKKITAGTSSPGELIDQIAAGQLRVLAVSSEERVEGVDAPTLKESGIDLTFANWRGVLAPPGISDDAKQAMIRALEELHGTEEWKEALVKNGWTDAFVTGAAFEQFLVDQDNRVSSTLTELGLV; translated from the coding sequence ATGACGACCGTGATACGAAACCTGCGGGCGCTGGCCGTCGTGGTGCTCGCCGCAATAATGCTGACCGCCTGCGGGGTGACCCGCGGCGACGAGTCCGAAGGCCTGCACCGGCTGCGGATGATGGTGCCCAACAGTCCCGGTGGCGGTTACGACCTCACCGCCCGCACCGCGGTGAAGATCATGGAGGACAACGACATCACCGGGCGCGTCGAGGTCTTCAACGTGATCGGCGCCGGTGGCACGGTCGCGATGGCCCGGCTGATGAACGAGCGCGGCAACGACGACCTCATGATGACGATGGGGCTCGGCGTGGTCGGAGCCACCTACACCAACGGCTCCAACATCAAGGCCTCCGACGCCACCGCGCTGGCCAAGCTCATCGAGGATCCCGGGGCCATCTTCGTCCCCGCTGACTCGCCGTTCCAGACCGTGCAGGACTTCGTCACGGCGTGGAAGGCCGATCCCGCGAAGGTGACGATCGGCGGCGGATCCTCCCCGGGCGGGCCCGACCACCTGTTCCCCATGGAACTGGCCGAGAGCGTCGGCGTGGACCCCAAGGCCGTCAACTTCGTCACCTACGACGGCGGCGGCGACCTGCTGACCGCGCTGCTCGGCAAGAAGATCACCGCGGGCACCTCGAGCCCCGGCGAGCTGATCGACCAGATCGCCGCCGGCCAACTGCGGGTGCTGGCGGTCTCCAGCGAGGAGCGCGTCGAAGGCGTCGACGCACCCACCCTCAAGGAGTCCGGCATCGACCTCACGTTCGCGAACTGGCGCGGGGTCCTCGCCCCACCGGGCATCTCCGATGACGCCAAACAGGCGATGATCCGCGCGCTCGAGGAACTGCACGGCACCGAGGAGTGGAAGGAGGCGCTGGTCAAAAACGGCTGGACCGACGCCTTCGTCACCGGAGCGGCGTTCGAACAGTTCCTCGTCGACCAGGACAACCGGGTCTCCTCGACCCTGACCGAGCTGGGGTTGGTATGA
- the nirB gene encoding nitrite reductase large subunit NirB — MARRRLVVIGNGMAGVRAIEEILARGGGEKFHITVFGDEPYGNYNRILLSNVLAGSDGTDEIYLNPLDWYTDNGIDLRAGIRVVKIDRYARLVHADDGSVVRYDDLIVATGSRSFFPPMTGLWADDKTLADGVFGFRTLDDCLGMIAEAEHRTKAVVIGGGLLGLEAARGLQNRGLAVEVVHAGPVLMNAQLDDTAGAILRRSVERLGIAVHMAKRTTEVRTGPDGTLRGIVFSDGSVIDCDMLVIAAGIRPNVGLAQRAGLTVERAIVVDDHMRSVDDDHIYVVGECAQHRGQVYGLVAPLWEQAGVLADHLTGTDPGAAYHGSRTATKLKVAGVDVASMGLKAPELPDDEFVQYSEPRHGVYKTIVIRDGKLVGATLLGDVSKVSFLTQAFDTGLPLPEERVSLMFDIGTPDVEVGVAELADDAQVCNCNGVSKRTLVGCVRDGETSVAGVMAKTKAGKGCGSCKELVGQVVEWAADGAVTEDPSASWYVPGIPYDKPTLMRHIRELRLHSVSSVFAALAPDGKEDAGSKMALASLLEMMWADEFVDERDARFINDRVHANIQRDGTFSVVPQMKGGVTNSWQLRRIADVADKYAIPMIKLTGGQRIDLLGVRKEDLPAVWADLDMPSGYAYGKSFRTVKTCVGSDFCRFGVGDSTALGIAIEERYKGLASPAKMKLAVTGCPRNCAESLCKDLGVVAIDGGRWEIYVGGAAGAHIRKGDLLATVDSPDEVMTLTGRFLQYYRENANWLERTYAFVPRIGIEKIREIVMEDSEGIAADLDARMQKSVDAYRDPWHDGREPATEGQFRSSLLLCPAGARTSRSTSVIGREIDGAVTR; from the coding sequence ATGGCGCGCCGCAGACTCGTCGTCATCGGCAACGGGATGGCCGGTGTGCGGGCCATCGAGGAGATCCTCGCCCGCGGTGGCGGCGAGAAGTTCCACATCACCGTCTTCGGTGACGAACCATACGGCAACTACAACCGCATCCTGCTGTCGAATGTGCTCGCCGGCAGTGACGGCACCGACGAGATCTACCTCAACCCGCTCGACTGGTACACCGACAACGGCATCGACCTGCGTGCCGGGATTCGCGTGGTCAAGATCGACCGCTACGCCCGCCTGGTGCATGCCGACGACGGCAGCGTCGTGCGCTACGACGACCTGATCGTGGCCACCGGCAGCCGCTCGTTCTTCCCGCCGATGACCGGGCTGTGGGCCGACGACAAGACCCTCGCCGACGGCGTGTTCGGGTTCCGCACGCTCGACGACTGCTTGGGCATGATCGCCGAGGCCGAGCACCGGACGAAGGCGGTGGTGATCGGCGGCGGCCTGCTGGGTCTGGAAGCCGCGCGCGGACTACAGAACCGGGGCCTGGCGGTCGAGGTGGTGCACGCCGGGCCGGTGTTGATGAACGCCCAGCTCGACGACACCGCGGGCGCGATCCTGCGCCGGTCGGTCGAACGCCTCGGCATCGCCGTGCACATGGCCAAACGCACCACCGAGGTGCGCACCGGCCCCGACGGCACGCTGCGCGGCATCGTGTTCTCCGACGGCAGCGTGATCGACTGCGACATGCTGGTCATCGCCGCGGGCATCCGCCCGAACGTCGGCCTGGCGCAGCGGGCCGGCCTGACCGTGGAACGCGCCATCGTCGTCGACGACCACATGCGCTCGGTCGACGACGACCACATCTACGTCGTCGGCGAATGCGCCCAGCACCGCGGCCAGGTCTACGGTCTGGTGGCACCGCTGTGGGAGCAGGCCGGCGTGCTGGCCGACCACCTCACCGGAACCGACCCCGGCGCCGCCTATCACGGGTCGCGCACCGCGACGAAACTCAAGGTCGCCGGGGTGGACGTGGCATCCATGGGGCTCAAGGCGCCCGAACTGCCCGACGACGAATTCGTCCAGTACTCCGAGCCGAGGCACGGTGTCTACAAGACCATCGTCATCCGGGATGGAAAGCTGGTCGGCGCAACGCTTCTCGGCGATGTCAGCAAGGTGTCGTTCCTGACCCAGGCATTCGACACCGGCCTGCCGCTGCCCGAGGAGCGGGTGTCCCTGATGTTCGACATCGGCACGCCCGACGTCGAGGTGGGGGTCGCCGAGCTGGCCGACGACGCTCAGGTCTGCAACTGCAACGGGGTCTCCAAGCGCACACTCGTGGGGTGCGTGCGCGACGGGGAGACCTCGGTCGCCGGGGTGATGGCGAAGACCAAGGCGGGCAAGGGATGCGGATCGTGTAAGGAACTCGTCGGACAGGTCGTCGAATGGGCCGCCGACGGCGCGGTCACCGAGGATCCGTCGGCGTCCTGGTACGTGCCCGGCATTCCCTACGACAAGCCGACGCTGATGCGGCACATCCGCGAGCTGCGGCTGCACTCGGTGTCGTCGGTGTTCGCCGCGCTGGCCCCCGACGGCAAGGAGGATGCGGGCTCGAAGATGGCGCTGGCCTCACTGCTGGAGATGATGTGGGCCGACGAGTTCGTCGACGAACGCGACGCGCGGTTCATCAACGACCGGGTGCACGCCAACATCCAGCGCGACGGGACGTTCTCGGTGGTGCCGCAGATGAAGGGCGGCGTCACGAACTCCTGGCAGCTGCGCCGCATCGCCGATGTCGCGGACAAGTACGCGATCCCGATGATCAAGCTCACCGGCGGTCAGCGCATCGACCTGCTCGGGGTGCGCAAGGAGGACCTGCCCGCGGTGTGGGCGGATCTCGACATGCCGTCGGGATACGCCTACGGGAAGAGCTTCCGCACCGTGAAAACCTGTGTGGGCAGCGACTTCTGTCGCTTCGGCGTCGGCGACTCGACCGCGCTGGGTATCGCGATCGAGGAGCGGTACAAGGGGCTGGCGAGCCCGGCGAAGATGAAGCTGGCCGTCACCGGATGTCCGCGCAACTGCGCCGAATCGCTGTGCAAGGACCTCGGAGTGGTCGCGATCGACGGCGGCCGCTGGGAGATCTACGTGGGCGGCGCCGCGGGGGCGCACATTCGCAAGGGCGACCTGCTGGCCACCGTGGACTCCCCCGACGAGGTGATGACGCTGACGGGGCGCTTCCTGCAGTACTACCGGGAGAACGCCAACTGGCTGGAACGCACGTATGCGTTCGTACCGCGCATCGGCATCGAGAAGATCCGCGAGATCGTGATGGAGGACAGCGAGGGCATCGCCGCCGACCTCGACGCCCGCATGCAGAAGTCCGTCGACGCCTACCGCGACCCCTGGCACGACGGGCGGGAGCCCGCGACCGAGGGGCAGTTCCGCTCGTCGCTGCTGCTTTGCCCTGCCGGTGCAAGGACATCACGCTCGACTTCCGTCATCGGTCGCGAGATCGACGGCGCAGTTACCCGGTGA
- a CDS encoding universal stress protein has protein sequence MIVVGYTADRFGEVAVEHGIAEAKRRDTGLLVINSTAGDSYVDAGFAQAGDVRGLEALLTDCGVPFEVEQPVGVYAADALITAMERDDAELLVIGLRHRSPVGKLLLGSVSQRVLLECPKPVLAVKPHEG, from the coding sequence ATGATCGTGGTGGGGTACACGGCGGACCGTTTCGGTGAGGTGGCGGTCGAACACGGGATCGCCGAGGCCAAGCGGCGTGACACCGGTCTGCTGGTGATCAACTCGACCGCGGGGGACTCCTACGTGGACGCGGGGTTCGCGCAGGCCGGCGATGTCCGGGGACTCGAGGCACTGCTCACTGACTGCGGGGTGCCGTTCGAGGTGGAGCAGCCCGTCGGCGTCTACGCCGCGGACGCGCTGATCACCGCGATGGAGCGCGACGACGCCGAACTGCTGGTGATCGGCCTGCGCCACCGCAGCCCGGTGGGGAAACTGTTGCTGGGCAGCGTGTCTCAGCGGGTCCTGCTGGAATGCCCCAAGCCGGTGCTGGCCGTCAAACCCCACGAGGGGTGA
- a CDS encoding response regulator has translation MREVLVVDDDFMVADIHRRFVERVDGFRAVGVARTGNEALSVATKLAPDLILLDVYLPDMTGLEVLHRLRAAGNSVGVIMITAARELDTVRAALDGGAADYLIKPFEFAQLRAKLEAFSARADALESARGADQSLIDSLFGRASGGEVLPKGLGIETGRLVLDAVHKAGEVSAAECAALVGISRVSARRYLEHYLSTGALELRLQYGVGRPERRYRTAAG, from the coding sequence ATGCGTGAAGTGCTGGTGGTCGACGACGACTTCATGGTCGCCGACATCCACCGCCGGTTCGTCGAGCGGGTGGACGGCTTCCGGGCTGTCGGAGTCGCGCGGACGGGTAACGAAGCCCTGAGTGTGGCAACGAAACTGGCGCCGGACCTCATCCTGCTCGATGTGTACCTGCCGGATATGACGGGGCTGGAGGTGTTGCACCGGTTGCGAGCGGCGGGTAACAGCGTCGGCGTCATCATGATCACCGCGGCGCGCGAGCTGGACACCGTACGTGCCGCGCTCGACGGCGGCGCAGCGGACTACCTGATCAAACCGTTCGAGTTCGCGCAGTTGCGCGCGAAGCTCGAGGCATTCTCGGCCCGTGCCGATGCCCTGGAGTCGGCCCGTGGCGCCGATCAGTCGCTGATCGACTCACTGTTCGGCCGCGCGAGCGGCGGCGAGGTGCTGCCCAAGGGGCTCGGGATCGAGACGGGCCGCCTGGTCCTCGACGCGGTGCACAAGGCCGGCGAGGTGTCGGCTGCGGAATGCGCTGCGCTGGTGGGCATTTCGCGGGTCAGCGCGCGCCGATACCTCGAGCACTACCTCAGCACCGGCGCGTTGGAACTGCGACTGCAGTACGGGGTGGGCCGTCCTGAGCGGCGTTACCGCACTGCTGCCGGCTAG
- a CDS encoding helix-turn-helix domain-containing protein, whose translation MVRSPLTPQQIAAGKRLGAFLREARGDRKPAEVAQAASISPETLRKIETGRLATPAFTTVAALAAVLEIPLDELARICVPELNLQRTG comes from the coding sequence GTGCGATCCCCTCTGACGCCGCAGCAGATCGCGGCCGGTAAGCGACTCGGCGCTTTCCTGCGCGAGGCGCGCGGCGACCGTAAACCCGCCGAGGTGGCTCAGGCCGCGTCGATCTCACCGGAGACCCTGCGCAAGATCGAGACCGGACGCCTGGCCACCCCGGCCTTCACGACGGTTGCGGCCCTGGCGGCCGTGCTGGAGATCCCGCTCGACGAGCTTGCCCGAATCTGCGTGCCCGAACTGAACCTCCAGCGAACCGGCTAG
- a CDS encoding tripartite tricarboxylate transporter permease has translation MNNLDWLLQGFAEAATPMNLLYAVIGVLLGTAVGVLPGIGPAMTVALLLPVTYNVSPSAAFIMFAGIFYGGMYGGSTTSILLNTPGESSSVITAIEGNKMAKAGRAAQALATAAIGSFVAGAIGTALLAAFAPPISRFAVTLGAPSYLAIMVFALVAVTAVLGASKLRGAISLFLGLAIGVVGIDFLTGQPRATFGLPQLSDGIDIVVIAVAIFALGEALWVAAHLRRRPAEVIPVGRPWMGRDDFRRSWKPWLRGTAYGFPFGALPAGGAELPTFLSYITEKRLSKHSEEFGKGAIEGVAGPEAANNASAAGTLVPMLSLGLPTNATAAVMLTAFVSYGIQPGPTLFEKEPLLIWTLIASLFIGNLLLLLLNLPLAPLWAKLLRTPRPYLYAGILFFATLGALAVNVQPLDLALLLVFGLLGLMMRRFGLPVLPLIIGVILGPRIERQLRQSLQLGGGDWTSLFTEPVAIVVYVLMVLLLLAPLVLKLLHRDEETLLIVEDDVDQQEKAART, from the coding sequence ATGAACAACCTGGACTGGCTCCTTCAGGGCTTCGCGGAGGCCGCGACGCCGATGAACCTGCTCTACGCGGTCATCGGTGTGCTGCTCGGCACCGCGGTCGGTGTGCTGCCGGGTATCGGACCGGCGATGACGGTCGCGTTGCTGCTTCCGGTCACCTACAACGTCAGCCCGAGCGCGGCGTTCATCATGTTCGCCGGCATCTTCTACGGCGGGATGTACGGCGGGTCGACCACCTCGATCCTGCTGAACACCCCCGGCGAATCGTCGTCGGTGATCACCGCGATCGAGGGCAACAAGATGGCCAAGGCCGGGCGGGCCGCCCAGGCGCTGGCCACCGCCGCCATCGGGTCGTTCGTCGCGGGCGCGATCGGCACCGCCCTGCTCGCCGCGTTCGCCCCGCCGATCTCCCGGTTCGCCGTCACTCTCGGCGCGCCGTCCTACCTGGCGATCATGGTGTTCGCGCTGGTCGCGGTCACCGCGGTGCTCGGCGCATCCAAGCTGCGCGGGGCGATCTCGCTGTTCCTCGGACTGGCCATCGGCGTCGTCGGCATCGACTTCCTCACCGGGCAGCCGCGTGCCACCTTCGGGCTGCCGCAGCTCTCCGACGGCATCGACATCGTCGTGATCGCGGTCGCGATCTTCGCCCTCGGCGAGGCGCTGTGGGTGGCTGCACACCTGCGGCGGCGCCCCGCGGAGGTGATCCCCGTCGGACGGCCGTGGATGGGCCGCGACGACTTCCGTCGGTCGTGGAAGCCGTGGCTGCGCGGCACCGCGTACGGTTTCCCGTTCGGCGCCCTGCCCGCCGGCGGGGCGGAACTGCCGACCTTCCTGTCCTACATCACCGAGAAACGACTCTCGAAGCACAGCGAGGAGTTCGGTAAGGGCGCCATCGAGGGCGTGGCCGGGCCGGAGGCCGCCAACAACGCGTCGGCGGCAGGCACGCTGGTGCCGATGCTGTCGCTGGGCCTGCCCACCAACGCGACCGCGGCGGTCATGCTGACCGCGTTCGTGTCCTACGGGATCCAGCCCGGCCCAACGCTCTTCGAGAAGGAGCCGTTGCTGATCTGGACGCTGATCGCCAGCCTGTTCATCGGCAACCTGCTGCTCCTGTTGCTCAACCTGCCGTTGGCGCCACTGTGGGCCAAGCTGCTGCGCACCCCCCGGCCGTACCTGTACGCGGGCATCCTGTTCTTCGCCACCCTGGGTGCGCTCGCGGTCAACGTGCAGCCGCTCGACCTGGCGTTGCTGCTGGTGTTCGGGTTGCTCGGGCTGATGATGCGCAGATTCGGGTTGCCGGTGCTGCCGCTGATCATCGGTGTCATCCTCGGACCCCGCATCGAACGGCAACTGCGGCAGAGCCTGCAGCTGGGCGGCGGCGACTGGACCAGCCTGTTCACCGAACCGGTGGCGATCGTCGTGTATGTGCTGATGGTGCTGCTGCTGCTCGCGCCGCTCGTGCTCAAGCTCCTGCACCGCGACGAGGAGACGTTGCTGATCGTGGAAGACGATGTGGACCAGCAGGAGAAGGCGGCACGGACATGA
- a CDS encoding sensor histidine kinase yields MSSRWFGTVRAFGRRSLAGQFLVFQMLVVAVVLLAVAAVSVAQSTREFRDVRGQRMIAAAENVASTPIVRDRFADPFASRVLAPEVDRAVALSGAGLAELVDPTGRVLASSDPSRVGNRLDLDVTRADEGRAWFGDDDIDGVHSLIGQVPVLSTRGEVLAIASVSEPYPSVWQLLSGAGERLLLYLGLAAALGLLASWLLSRRIKRHTRGLEVAEIAGLADHREALLHSIREGVVAVNTDGVITLLNDSAQELLDLSGAAVGRRADAVGLDPAVVDFLLSGEDGRDVVITTRARVLALNRRTASSGGQWIGTVTTMRDSTELAALQAQLSSHKSVTDTLRAQTHEFANQLHTISGLVQLGEYDAVRDLIGELTRRRAEISDAVTRRIADPAVAALLIAKTTLAAESGVRLELDPDSHLGALEPALATDVITVLGNLIDNAVDVSVGSGAAGVTVLIDDADELSITVADSGPGVPEHLREAIFARGVTSKPDAPGGRGIGLALVRLVTAQHGGVVEVTDRPDGGAVFAVRLPRSRVAAHA; encoded by the coding sequence TTGAGTTCACGATGGTTCGGTACGGTGCGCGCCTTCGGCCGCCGCAGCCTGGCCGGGCAGTTCCTGGTGTTCCAGATGCTCGTGGTGGCGGTGGTGCTGCTGGCGGTGGCGGCGGTGTCGGTGGCGCAGTCCACCCGGGAGTTCCGGGACGTGCGCGGGCAGCGGATGATCGCCGCGGCGGAGAACGTCGCCTCGACGCCGATCGTGCGGGACCGCTTCGCCGATCCGTTCGCGTCGCGGGTGCTGGCCCCGGAAGTCGACCGGGCCGTCGCACTGTCCGGGGCGGGTTTGGCGGAACTGGTCGACCCGACGGGGCGGGTGCTGGCGTCCTCTGATCCGTCGCGGGTGGGCAACCGTCTCGACCTGGACGTCACCCGCGCCGACGAGGGCCGTGCCTGGTTCGGCGACGACGACATCGACGGCGTGCACAGCCTGATCGGGCAGGTGCCGGTGCTGTCGACCCGGGGTGAGGTGCTGGCGATCGCGTCGGTCAGCGAGCCGTATCCGTCGGTGTGGCAGTTGCTCAGCGGGGCGGGCGAACGTCTGCTGCTGTACCTCGGACTGGCCGCGGCACTGGGCCTGTTGGCCTCGTGGCTGCTGTCGCGGCGGATCAAGCGGCACACCCGCGGCCTGGAGGTGGCCGAGATCGCCGGGCTGGCCGATCACCGGGAAGCGTTGCTGCACAGCATCCGTGAGGGTGTGGTGGCCGTGAACACCGACGGCGTGATCACGCTGCTCAACGACAGCGCCCAGGAGTTGCTCGACCTCTCGGGCGCGGCGGTGGGCCGGCGGGCGGATGCGGTCGGGCTGGATCCGGCGGTGGTCGACTTCCTGCTGTCCGGGGAGGACGGCCGCGACGTCGTGATCACCACGCGCGCCCGGGTGCTGGCGCTCAACCGGCGCACCGCATCGAGCGGCGGGCAGTGGATCGGTACGGTGACCACGATGCGTGACAGCACCGAATTGGCCGCCCTGCAGGCACAGTTGTCCTCGCACAAGAGCGTGACCGACACCCTGCGGGCCCAGACCCACGAGTTCGCCAACCAGTTGCACACGATCTCGGGGCTGGTGCAGCTCGGCGAGTACGACGCCGTGCGGGACCTCATCGGTGAGCTGACCCGGCGGCGCGCGGAGATCAGCGATGCGGTGACCCGGCGGATTGCCGATCCGGCGGTGGCGGCGCTGTTGATCGCGAAAACCACGCTGGCCGCGGAGAGCGGCGTGAGATTGGAGCTGGATCCGGATTCGCACCTCGGTGCGCTGGAGCCGGCGCTGGCGACCGACGTGATCACCGTGTTGGGCAACCTGATCGACAACGCGGTGGACGTGTCGGTGGGCTCCGGCGCGGCCGGGGTGACCGTGCTGATCGACGATGCCGACGAGTTGTCGATCACGGTGGCCGATTCGGGACCCGGTGTGCCCGAACATCTTCGCGAGGCGATCTTCGCCCGCGGGGTGACGTCGAAGCCGGATGCGCCGGGTGGTCGCGGCATCGGGCTGGCGCTGGTCCGGCTGGTCACCGCGCAACACGGCGGCGTCGTGGAGGTCACCGACCGGCCCGACGGCGGGGCGGTGTTCGCGGTGCGCCTGCCGCGCAGCCGGGTGGCCGCCCATGCGTGA
- a CDS encoding molybdopterin oxidoreductase: MSDGSTPRFLQGVFEFEGNGLDKPMPIDAALRYVVPAGAIAQPVYFRGGNSSDEMVTVVLFRDGKPMRYFPIAAKGATHVALRVVEDLLGDTVLELSVAAPTGCAGTLIVDLGLVEI; encoded by the coding sequence ATGAGCGACGGCAGCACTCCCCGATTCCTGCAGGGCGTTTTCGAGTTCGAAGGCAACGGGCTGGACAAGCCGATGCCGATCGACGCGGCCCTGCGCTACGTGGTGCCCGCCGGGGCGATCGCCCAGCCGGTGTACTTCCGCGGCGGCAACTCCAGCGACGAGATGGTCACGGTCGTCCTGTTCCGCGACGGAAAACCAATGCGGTACTTCCCGATCGCCGCCAAGGGTGCCACCCATGTGGCGTTGCGCGTGGTCGAGGACCTGCTCGGTGACACGGTGCTCGAACTGTCCGTTGCCGCGCCGACGGGTTGCGCGGGCACCTTGATCGTCGACCTCGGGCTGGTGGAGATCTGA